In Anoplopoma fimbria isolate UVic2021 breed Golden Eagle Sablefish chromosome 12, Afim_UVic_2022, whole genome shotgun sequence, one DNA window encodes the following:
- the plpbp gene encoding pyridoxal phosphate homeostasis protein, whose protein sequence is MWKVAMSEEVGKALQSVVERVNQAAARRPKTLPAVPPRLVAVSKTKPPEMVVEAYRQGQRNFGENYVNELVDKASDPLILDSCPEIKWHFIGHLQKNNVNKLLGVPNLFLVETVDSAKLADKVNSSWQRVRGAGTQRLMVMVQLNTSGEQSKHGLPPEETVNTVKHIVSQCSALHFSGLMTIGRYGYDLDLGPNPDFKMLLDRRQEVCDGLKLPVEEVELSMGMSTDFEHAIEVGATNVRVGSVIFGNREYPNSAANTPNPSPAPSPEKTSKKVSEEAAKKMQHLTVSEH, encoded by the exons ATGTGGAAAGTAGCAATGTCGGAGGAGGTTGGGAAGGCGCTACAGTCGGTAGTGGAGCGGGTGAACCAGGCGGCGGCACGGCGGCCCAAG ACACTGCCAGCCGTGCCGCCCCGCCTCGTAGCCGTCAGCAAGACCAAACCCCCAGAGATGGTCGTGGAGGCCTACAGACAAGGGCAGCGGAACTTTGGAGAGAACTAT GTCAACGAACTGGTGGACAAAGCTTCAGATCCTCTG ATTCTAGACTCGTGTCCAGAAATCAAGTGGCACTTCATAGGCCATCTGCAGAAGAATAATGTCAACAAACTTTTGG GCGTGCCAAACCTGTTCCTCGTGGAGACCGTTGACTCGGCCAAACTGGCTGACAAGGTCAATAGCTCGTGGCAGCGTGTCAGAGGAGCTGGCACCCAGAGGTTAATGGTCATGGTGCAGCTCAACACCAGCGGAGAACAGA GTAAACATGGCCTGCCGCCAGAGGAGACGGTAAACACGGTGAAACACATCGTGTCCCAGTGCTCCGCCCTGCACTTCTCAGGACTCATGACCATCGGTCGCTATGGCTACGACCTCGACCTGGGCCCCAATCCAGACTTCAAG ATGCTGCTGGATCGGAGGCAGGAGGTGTGTGACGGCCTGAAGCTGCCTGTGGAGGAGGTAGAACTCAGCATGGGAATGTCTACGGACTTTGAACACGCG ATTGAGGTGGGCGCCACCAACGTGCGAGTGGGCAGCGTCATATTCGGCAACAGGGAGTATCCCAACAGTGCAGCCAACACTCCAAACCCCAGCCCGGCCCCCAGCCCCGAGAAGACGAGCAAGAAGGTGTCCGAAGAGGCCGCCAAGAAGATGCAGCACCTCACTGTGTCCGAACACTAA